The stretch of DNA TAGGTCAAGCGTCATGTGTGCACGCTCCTCGTTTGGCGCGTCGAACTATCCATGAGCCACCACGCTAGCACAAATGGCAACAGAGTGTTGCCATACGAGCATTTCTGCGCTAGCTTCACGTTGGACGGCCCGCCAGCGAGGACACAGGTAATTGACCGTGGAGCTGACGGACTGGGCTGATATGGCGCCGGTGTTCGCCACGCCGAAATGATCCGAAAGGCTGAGGGGCGAAGGGGATTCGGAGATGAACGTTGTCAAACGAGCGTGGATACCGCTGTTGGTCGTGGTCGTCGTTGCGATCGCGGGATTCACCGTCTACCGCGTGCGGGGAGTGTTCGGCTCGGACAACGAAACCACCAATGCGGGCGCCGGTCTCGCGAACCACGCAAAGCCGTTCAACCCCAAACGGGTGACCTATGAGATCTTCGGGCCAGCGGGCGCCGTCGCGACCATCAACTACCTCGACCTCAGTGCACAGCCGCAGGAAGTAAAAGACGCCACGGTCCTGAAAGACGTTGCGGCGCAGGGGAGGTGACTATACGGCCTTTCCCAGCGAAGTAGTTCCGGTCAAACAAAAAATCTATGGAGGTTTAGAGATGTCAACCCTGCTTCACATCGATTCCTCGGTCCGAGGCGACGACTCGGTGAGTCGTCGACTGACCGCCCGCGCCGCCGATCGGTGGCGGGCCGCCCATGCCGGCGCAACGGTGACCTACCGCGATTTCGGCACCGACCCGATTCCACACCTGGATGCCGCGACCGGACCGGCGCGAATGGTGGCCGCACAGCAGCGCACCGCGGCACAAGACGCGTCGCTCGCGCTCAGCGCCGAACTGATCGAGGAAATCAAACAAGCGGACACGGTCCTGCTCGGTCTTCCGCTGTACAACTTTGGTCCGCCCAGCACGGTCAAGGCCTGGGTCGACCACATCATCGCCCTCGGGCTGTCCATCGACGCCGAGACCCATACCGGCCTGCTCGGCGACACCGACTTCATCGTGCTCGCCAGCCGCGGCGGCGGTTACGGTCCAGGCACGCCGCGCGAAGGCTGGGATCACGCGCAGACCTGGCTCCGACACGCCTTATCGGTGACCGGGCTGCAGCCGCAGATCATCACCGCCGAACTCACGACCGCCGACGCCGACCCGAAGATGGCCCATCTCAAACCGCTTGCCGCCGAGAGCCTCAACCAGGCGCTTGCCGCCATCGACCGGCTCTGGACGGCCAGCGAAGACGCCGCCTAGTGCGGTAAGTCGTCTATGCGCGCGGGTGGCGTCCAGGTGCTGCCGGCTAAAGGTGCGAGCACGACGCGCAGTATCCGGCGGCACTCCTGCTCGGAGGCTGTGCGCTCGTGGGTCTCCGCCCAGAGCACGACGCCGAAGAACGCCAGGTGCGCGATCATTTCGGTGTCGTCGGTGGGTCCCACCTCGCCTCGGGCGCGGGCGCGATCGAAGGCGCGACGAAAGGCGCCGAGCGCACGCTCATTCACGGTATCGACGAGCTCCTTGAGTTCGTCCGAGGTCGACCCGACCGCGCGGTGGACCGCCTGCCCCGGGGGCAAGGCCGCGGTCTCTCCCATCAGGAGCATCAGGGCCAGCAGATCCCCGCCCAGCGAACCGGTATCGGGATCGTGGTCGAAGCGTTCAAGCCCGGGCTCGAGGATGGCCAACAGCAGTGCGCCCTTGGACGGCCACCGCCGATAGATCGTGGTGCGATTGACATTGGCCGCCTTGGCGACTCCCTCGACGGTCAGCCCCGGGAACCCCACCCGTGCCAGTTCGGCCATGGTGGCCTCGCGCACCTTCTCGACCACCCGCTGGCTTCGGGCACCGCGCTGCACGCCCCTTGTTCGCCGCGTCGAACTGTCCATAGCCGCCACCACGCTAGCACCAATGGCATGCGGTTGTTGCCATTTGCAATCTGTGCGCTAGCTTCATGGCGGGCAGACGACCCGAGCGTGACATGCGCCAACCCGTGATCACTTCCAAACGGTCTCGATTCGTGAATTTGCCAGAGCGAGCAGCGTGGCCACAGCGCGGACGACGTCGAGTTCCGGATCCCCAACCCGGCCAACGGCAATGCGTTGAGCTAGTTGCCGTGCCATGGCGGGATCGGGGACACTTCGTTGACAGTGATATCGGCGTCACGCCCGGGTCCGCGCATGCCACTCAATGCGACAAAGACCGGCGCTGTGCACCTCCACGACGCACCCAGGCGATGGTGTCGGATACGCGGCCGAACGGACATCCACCGCACCGCCGAATTCCTCGAAGACAACGGCGCGCGTGACGTGAAGTCTGCATCCAAGGTGTGCGCACCGGAGCGATTGGGTATTCGGTGTACACGTGTACACCGAATCGAAGCTGAACGAACCGGGAGGGGACCTCGTCGAATGGCTGCGTCGCTGCGCGATCTTGCGAGATGGAGTATCAAACCGGCTAAGAATGTCGACACCGCGACGACGCCGAAAGTCAATGTTCTGCGGGGCCTAGCGGCACGGGCCGACCACGCCCTTGCTGCCCGACGATTACCTCAAGTTGCTCAATCCACTGTGGTCGGCGCGCGAGCTTCGCGGTGAAGTGGTCGATGTACAGGCCGAAACCGAGGATTCGGCCACCGTGACAATCAAGCCGGGGTGGGGCTTCTCTGCGGATTATGAGGCCGGTCAATACGTGGGCATCGGGCTTCGCGTTGACGGCCGATGGCACTGGCGGTCCTATTCGCTGACGTCAGTCCCACGCCGCGACAGCAAGCTCATCAGGATCACTGTCAAGGCGACGCCTGAAGGGTTTCTGTCCACACACTTGGTCAATGGTGTGAAACCGGGAACGATTGTTCGCTTGGCGGCACCCAAAGGCGACTTCGCCCTGCCTGACCCACCCCCACCGAAGCTGTTGTTCGTCAGCGCCGGCAGCGGCATCACTCCGCTCATGGCGATGCTGCGTTCACTGACGGCGCGCGGTCAGAGTCCCGACATCGTGCACATCCACTCGGCACCATCGGCGGACGCGGTGATCTTTCACGACGAACTACGCGAGCTCGAAAAGCAGCAGCCCGGTTATCGGTTGCATCTGCAGCTGACCGAGACGGACGGCCACTTCGATTTCGAGAATTTGGCAACGCTGGTGTCGGACTGGAAAGACCGACCCACGTGGGCATGCGGTCCCACCCCAATGCTCGATACGGTCGAGAAAATATGGGAAGACGCGGGAGTGCGCGACGACCTGTACATGGAGCGGTTCACCATCGCGCGTACCGACAAGGGCGGCGAAGGCGGCACCGTCACCTTCTCCATCTCGGACAAGAGCGTCGAGATAGATGGCGCTACTTCACTTCTGGAGGCCGGCGAGAAGGTCGGTATCCAGATGCCGTTCGGCTGCCGGATGGGCATCTGTCAGACGTGTGTGCTCCCGCTGGAATCAGGGCACATCCGCGACTTTCGATCCGGAGAAGAGCACGGCGAGGGCGACCGGATCAACACTTGCATCTCCACCGCATCGGGCGACTGCACGTTGAAAATCTAAGGGGGACAAATGGCTATCACCGACATCAAGCAATACGCACACCTGACCGCCGAGGACGTCGAGCAACTCGCGACGGAACTGGACGCGATCCGAAGCGACATCGAGGAATCGCGCGGTGAGCGCGACTCCCGGTACATCCGACGTACCATCCAACTGCAGCGGGCGTTGGCCGCCGGCGGCCGCGTGGCTTTGTTCGCGAGCAAGAACAAGGTGGCCTGGGTCGTTGGCACAGCGATGCTGGCCGCGGCGAAGATCATCGAGAACATGGAACTCGGCCACAACATCATTCACGGCCAATGGGATTGGATGAACGATCCGGAGATCCATTCCACCGAATGGGAGTGGGACACCACCTCGCCGAGCGTGCATTGGAAGAAGTCGCACAACTTCATTCATCACAAGTACACAAACGTCGTCGGGATGGACGACGACATCGGCTACGGCATCATGCGTCTCACCCGAGACCAACGCTGGGAACGGTGGATGATCGGCAACCCGATCTACAACGTGCTGCTTGGAACCTTGTTCGAATGGGGCGTCGCTCTGCACGGTGTGGAAACAACGAAGTACCGCCGGGGCGAGAAGTCGATGGAGGAGGTTCGCAAGGATCTGCGGATCATCGGCAAGAAAGTCGGCAAGCAGGTCGGCAAGGACTACATCGTCTTCCCCGCTCTGACCGGACCGAACTGGAAGCACACCTTGGGCGCCAACGCCGTCGCCAATCTGATCCGCAATTACTGGTCCTACATGGTGATCTTCTGCGGGCACTTCCCCGACGGTGCAGAGAAGTTCACCAAAGATGAGTTCGAGAACGAGACTCAAGCCGAATGGTATCTGCGACAGATGCTGGGCTCGGCGAACTTTCACGCGGGGCCGGCGATGGCGTTCATGAGTGGCAACCTGTGTTATCAGATCGAACACCACCTGTTTCCCGACCTGCCTAGCAACAGGTATGCAGAAATCAGCGAACGCGTCCAGGCGCTCTGCGAGAAGTACGACCTGCCATACACGACCGGGCCTCTGCTGCGCCAATACGCGCAGTCGTTCTGGACCATCGCCAAGCTCGCATTGCCCGACAAGCTACTGAAGGCAACTGCCGATGACGCTCCCGAAACGAATTCGGAGTTGAAGTTCCGCATCCGCGACGGCGTGCGGGAGAGCTTTGGTGTCGATCACCTCACGGGGAAGCGCCGAGGCCTGCGTACGGCGTTGCGCGAGTTGCAGACTGGAGCCATGGCTAGCGGATAACCTCTCCTGCCAAACGGTTACGGCGCGTCTGCCTCGTCACGCTCCTCTTGTAGTCAATCCTTGCTTCGCAGCAGACGAAGAAGCGTGACGAGAACCAGGCCGCCGACCATGTTCCCGACGGCGGTGTACCCGAACCAATGAAGCCAGCTGATATACCCGAATGGCGCGTTGCCGGTCGCCAGTGCGCCGAAAATCGGCAGTGAATCCAGAATCGAGTGGAACATCTGCAGCCCGGCAAGCAGGAACGCACCTGCGACAGCCGCCGCGAAGACTGCTTATTGCCCGACCTGACCGCCGAGGGTGGGCATCCGGTAGCGCTGGCAGGTCACTGGGTAAACAGCGAAAAGAACTGGTGTGATGGATCATCGGCACCGGGGCGCCCTTTGAGTGTGCCCCTGGTTATCGGATGGCTGAGGTCGACTGTCGACGGATTGTTCACGTGCGCCCAGTCCGTGACGATCGTGCGTTCGATGATCTTCCAGATGTCGTCGCGCTTCTCGTATTTGTCGAGATAGCGCCCACCGACGATGACGTCGACATCCCGAGAACCTGCACCGAACGTGTGCGTCGCGATGGTGTAGATCTCGCCCTCGGCGAGAATGCCGTCGATCACGAAGTTCACGGTGGTCACGTTGTGTTGCATCGATCGGATGTGTGGACGCGAGGCTTCGAGCGTCGTGAGAAACTCATCGACTGACCCCGTTGAGATCTCGCCGTGGGCGTCCGCCGCATCGTGGTGGTAGAGCCCACGCAGCGTCGCAAAGTCGCCGCGATCCACCGCGCGGCAGTAGGTATGGACGAGCTTGCGCAGCGCGAACTCGTCGAGCATCTCCGCCAGCAAGGACTCAGTCGCCGTCATCGCAATAGTCAAGCAGCACAGTGGACCGCCCATGTGCAGACGTGAACTTACTCACGGGTAAGATTTGGCCGCATGGTCGGCGAAGCCGGATTATCCGGGGACGATGCAGGGTCTGGCATTGAGCCGCCCGTCGAGCCGCGGGTTCGCCGCGCGCTCGGGCTGCTCGAGCGATTCGCGCCCGCGCTTGGTTCCAGGTGGGCCGTCGAGTTGTGGTGCACACCGCCGGACGTAGAAGCGAGCTTGCGCATGCCGCCGGGCGTGCCCGCGAGCGTGCCTGTCGAGGCAACGTGGTCTGGACACCGAATCGCGGGGGAGTCCTGGGGTGGCGGCCCGACCGTGTATCTGGTGCACGGATGGGGCGGATGCCGCGCGCATCTCGGCGTCTTCGTGAAACCGCTTGTCGAAGCGGGCCACCGGGTCATCGCCTTCGACCTGCCCAGCCATAACGAGTCAGAACCGGGTGACCTCGCGCCAGGACGCACAACGATCGTCGAATGTGCCGAAGCGGTGAGAGCATTCGTGCGCGCGCACGGACCGGCGCGTGCGATCGTGGCGCATTCCCTTGGCGCCAAGGCCGCCGCACTCGCGGTGTCGCGGGGCGCCCAGGTCGAACGTCTGGTGTTTCTGGCACCGATGGGCGACTTCTCTTGGTACCTGGACATTTTCGCCGATCGCCACGGCTTTGGACCGCGCATCCTCAGTGGGCTGCATCGCCGCCTCGACCGACGGATAGGTATGCCGCTGTTCGATACCGATATCAGCCGAGTGGCCGCAACTCTCGACGATCCGCCGCCCCTTCTGGTGGTCCACGACCCCGATGACCCCGACAGTCCGTACGACATGAGCCAGAAAATCGTCGACGTTTGGCCAGGGTCGACGTTGGTGACCACGCGCGGGCTCGGACGCTTGGCCCACTATCGCATCCTGCGGCACCGCCCCGCGATCAACGCCGGTCTCGAATTCATCGGCCGTGCCACCGCCGAAGCGCGCGAACCCGCCGCCGCGACAAACAGAGCCGGCGAGGTAACGCCGAGGAACTGAGCACGTCTTTTAGCTATGGGACGCGCTCGTGCACGGTCAGGAGCAGATGATCGACTTGGGTTCGCAGCGAAGCTGTTTCGGCTCTCAGGCGTTCAAGTTCGGTTAGCAGTTGAGCGGCCAGCGCGCGCAGCTTGGTGTTGGTCTGCTGTGATCGCCATCGAAGGAGCGCAAAGGCTTGTTCATCGCTGATGCCGTAGATGACCCGCAGCGCTCCTTTGGCCTGCTCGATCTCGGCGCGGGCTTCAACGACCTTCGGCAGGGCTTCGTGGAGGACGTCGCGCCGGTTCTCCTCCATCGCCTGAGTGACGTCGACGTAGTAACCGCGCGTGCCCACGACTTCGCCTGTCTCATCGACGAACTGGTCGGCGACCACAATCACGCTGTGCTCATCACCCGCGGTGTCGTAGAACCGATGTCTACTGGAAAACGAGCCGCCCGTATGCAGCAGATGGTCGAGGAGATCCTGCACCGCCTGGCGGTCGTCGGGATGTTTATGCGACAAGACCAACTCCGTCGTCGGTTCGACCGAGCCCGGCTCATAACCGTGCATTCGGAAGACCTCGTCGGACCACTCCCAGCGCTGATCGGCAAACCAGAAGCTAAAGCTTCCTACGCGCGAGGCGGCGCTACCGCCATCTAGGGCCGCGGCGACTCGACGTGCGATTGAGGCCGCTGTGGGTTGCTGCAGTGTCGTCAGGCACGCGGAGCGAGTGCCATCGTGATCACGCCCATCACGATCCGTGCGCATTGGCATGATGTCACTCCCGTCCCAAGATTCCCGGTGTTCACTGACCACGGCAATCTATGTCTCCGGACATAGATTTGGTATAGCACCATGAGAGGACTTGTGCAATGCAGTGCATATATGTTGCCCTTTACTAGGCACAGATTTCCCATCGATATCGTCAGGACTTGGCACACCCATGGCCACACAGGACACAACGGACAAGGTCAGCAAGGTCGAACCCCCGCCATCCGACCGCGGGGTCTACGGAATCTCGGTGGCTGCCGAACTGTCCGGAATCAGTGTGCAGTCGCTACGGCTCTACGAGCGTCATGGCCTACTGACTCCGGAGCGGAGCGCTGGTGGCACCCGACGCTACAGCGCAGACGACTTGGTGCGGTTGCAGCGCATCGGCGAGCTCGTCGCGGCGGGGGTCAACCTCGCCGGTGTCGTCCGCATTCTCTCGTTGGAGGACCGCAACGCCGCCCTCGGCGACCGGAATATCGCGCTCGAGGATGACAATGCCGCGCTGCGTGCTGGCACCAAGCGCGCCAAAACCCCAAACCGGTCGCGACGGTAGTCCCGCGCGGACCACAACGTCGGTCAGAACTTTGCGACTGCTCCGGCGTCGACGGGTAATGCCGCGCCCGTGATGTACTGCGACTCGTCGGAGGCAAGAAAAAGGACGGCATTGCTGACTGCTCGGGCTTCGATGATCGGTTTTGGCAGCATGTGAAAGTGCCCGATCACCTGTGTCGCGTCGGCCATCGTCGGCTCGGTGAGGTCCGGTCGCACGGTGCGACGGAAGTGGTCGTTGTCGAGCATCGGCGTCAGGATGTTGCCGGGGTGAATCGAATTCACTCTGATCCACTGCGGTGCAAGCTCATTGGCGAGCGAGTGCATCAGGCCGACAACGGCGTGCTTGGCCGAGGCGTAGCCGGCCATGTAGCCGCCGCCGCGCAATCCGAGCATCGAGCTCACCAGGATGATCGATCCGCCGCGGCCGTCGGACATGTGGGGCAGAGCTACTTTGACGGTGTGCATGACGCCGGTCAGATTGATGTCGAGCGTTGTCTGCCAAGCAGACTCGTCGATCGAGGCGGCAGGGGTGGGGTTGCCGCTGATACCCGCGTTGGCGATGACGATATCCGGCCTGCCCAACTGGTCCACGCCCAGCTGCAGCGCGGCGCGCAGGCCCTCGAGGTCTCTGACGTCAGCCTTCGCTGTGACGATGCGCCGATCCAGCTTCTCGACCAGAGCCGCCGTCTCATCGAGATCCGCCTCCGTCGCGCCCGGATATCCGGCGGCGTCGATGTCGTCACACACGTCGACGGCAATGATGTCGGCACCTTCCTCTGCGAGCCGGACCGCGTGTTCGCGGCCCTGACCGCGCGCTGCACCCGTGATGAACGCGACCTTGCCGGCCACCCTGCCAACCGTGTTCGACATTGTTGCCTCTCGTAGCGAAGGAATAGCCTCTATACCTTGCCCGATTCCTGCGCGGGGTGGGTACCGTCACGTCAATGGAACTGATCTCGCCGACCGATTCGATGTTCCTCATCGGTGAGTCCCGTGAACACCCGATGCATGTCGCGGGCCTGCAACTGTTTGAACCGCCCGCGGACAGCGGTCCCGACTTCGTCCGCGACCTTCACCAGACGATCGTCAAGAACGACGACTTTCAGCCGACTTTTCGAAAGCACCCAGGCAGGCTTCTCGGCGGGATCGCCAACTTCGCCTGGGCGTTCGACGACGAGGTGGACATCGACTACCACCTACGTAGGTCGGCGGTGCCGAGGCCAGGCCGGATTCGTGAGCTGCTCGAGCTGACGTCGCGGTGGCACGGCACACTACTCGACCGGCACCGGCCGTTGTGGGAGACGCATCTCGTCGAGGGCCTCGAAGACGGCCGCTTCGCCGTCTACTCCAAGATCCATCACGCGCTGCTCGACGGTATCTCCGCGCAACGCCTGACCATCCGGTCGATGACAACCGATCCTGACGACCGCGAGATCCGGGTGCCGTGGACACTCGGCCCGAAGCGCGCAGCGAAGGAACCGGGGCAGTCACGGTCAGCGTTGCAGTCGATCACCGGCGCGGTCGGTTCGGTCGCCTCGCTGGCCCCCTCCACTCTTTCAGTCGCGAGGGCCGCGCTGCTGGAACAGCAACTGACCCTGCCGTTTCGCGCGCCCAAGACGATGTTCAACGTGCCGATCGGGGGAGCGCGGCGGGTAGCCGCTCAGTCGTGGCCGCTCGCGCGGATCCGTGCCATCAAGTCCGCCGCCGGCGTCACCGTCAACGACGTGGTGCTGGCCATGTGCTCGGGAGCGCTTCGCGCATACCTCATCGAAAGCAACGCACTGCCCGAAAACCCTTTGGTGGCAATGGTTCCGGTCAGCTTGCGCACGGCCGACGAGCAGGATGCCGGCGGCAACATGGTCGGCACCATTCTGTGCAACCTCGCCACCGACACCGCCGACCCCGCCAAGCGACTCGAAGCGATCAACACGTCCATGCGCGACAACAAAAAGGTGTTCGCCGAGCTGCCCCGACCCCAGGCGCTCGCGTTGTCTGCGTTCCTGATGTCGGGTATTGCATTGGCGTTGGTACCCGGGTTCGTGTCGTCGGCGCCGCCGCCGTTCAACATCGTCATCTCCAACGTTCCCGGTGCGCGCGAACCGATGTACTGGAAAGGCGCCCGCCTGGACGGCAACTATCCGCTGTCCATCGCGTTGGACGGGCAAGCCCTGAACATCACGCTGACCAACACCGCCGACAACCTCGACTTCGGCCTCGTCGGCTGCCGCCGCAGCGTTCCACACCTGCAGCGCTTGCTGATTCACCTCGAGGACTCGTTGACGGACTTGGAGCAAGCCGTCGGAATCGCGAGCTGATGTTGTCACTGGCCACGCAGCGGGAGTTCACGGCGTACGGGCCGTCGCACTTGGTCGTGCTCGCCATATTCGCTGTGGGCGCTGTGCTTCTGGTCTGGATCGGGCGACGGCAGAGCGAAGCGCAAGCCCGCGTCCTTGGCCGCGTGCTGGCGGTTCTACTCATCGCGGCGTACGCGGTGGCGTTGGTGTACAAGCTGATCCGACCCGACATCCAAACCTCGGTGCCGCTGCAGCTGTGCGACGTCGCCGAGCTCGCGGCGGCCTACGCGCTGTGGTCCCAACGGCATTGGGCCTTCGCGCTGGCCTATTACTGGGGGCTGCTGCTGAGCTCGCAAGCGTTGATCACCCCTGACGTCGGCACGCCGGCCGAAGGTGCGCCGGATTTTCCCCACCATCTTTTCCTCACGTTTTTCACGCTGCACGTCCTCGTCGTGTGGGCCGCCATCTATCTCACGTGGGGGCAACGAAACCGGCCGAGCTGGCGTGATTACCGCTTCACGGTCGGAGTGACCTTCCTGTGGGCGGCGTTCACGTTCATCTTCAACGCGATAACGGGAACGAACTACGGCTACCTCAACCGCAAGCCGCCCACTGCATCCGTGCTTGATGTCTTGGGTCCGTGGCCGATTTATCTGCTGACCGAGATCGCGATCGTCCTTGCCGTGTGGGCGCTGATGACGTGGCCGTGGCAGCGCAGGTCAGTCACCGAGCCGACCGTGCGAAGCCGCGCGCAAGAGATCTGAACGTGACGAGCTTGCGATACCTGCCGCGGGTGACCGTTGCCGCCGTCAACCCGGTGAGGACGCCGAGGATGAAGTAACCGCGGGCTCGCCTTTTCTTCCGCAGAATCCACGCCGACGCGAGGAAGCCACACATCGCGCCGGTGCCGGCGATCGCCGCGAGCAGAAGCAGTTGCAGCGGTCCGGCCGCACTCATGTGGCGACCTAATCACCTTGGTCGTCAATGCGGAAGCGCACAGCCGTTGTCGTGACCAAACCGAGGGTCTGGCGTTACACGAAGTCCGAGCCCCCGTCGACGTTCACCGTTGCCCCCGTGACGTATCCGTTGCGTTTCGACACCAGGTAAGCCGTGATCGACGCAATTTCCTCCGGAAGGCCGGCGCGGCCGAGATCGCACGGCTGGTGGAAGTGCCTGTCGATCCACGTCATCACATCGTGCGGATTCGACGCATCAAGACCGTCGGCAGCGAGAATGTCCTTGAGGTTTTCGGTGAAGCTCGCGGTCACGATGGTGCCCGGGCACACGCAGTTGACCAGAATGCCATCCTTGGCAAGGCTTTTGGACAAGTTCTTGGTGACGCTGGACAGTGCGGCCTTTGACGCGGTGTAGGCGACGATCCGTGGATTCTGCCGCTGAATGGAATGCGCGGACAGGGTCACGATGCGCGCCCAGTCGGCCGCGCGCAGCATAGGCAGTGCAGCACGAATTGAGCGCACACCCGACATGGTCCCGAGCGCGAAGGCAGCATCCCAATCGCTGTCGTCCATGTCCTCGAAATACCCATCGCCGGGGCCGATCGTGTGCACCAGGCTGTTGAGTTGACCCCACAGATCGGCGACGAAAGCAAACCCCGCAACGATGGACGCGGGATCGGCCATGTCTACCCTGATGCCCACGGCATCAGGAGCGCCTGCGGCCCTGAGTTTTTCCACTGCAGCATCGAGCGCGGCGGCGCCGCGCGCCATCACAGCGACGCTGGCTCCCTCGGCTGCCAAGGTTTCAGCGATGGCCAACCCCATGCCCTTACTTCCGCCTGTGACGACGGCTGTTGATCCGGCTAGCCCTAGGTCCATCGCGGTTCCTCCATGACTCCCAAGCCGCGCAAACAAAATCGGAGTGTGCGTTCTCGGACCTCCGCGCGCTCGCAATCGCCTGTTGCCCATTGCCGTTCGGTGCATGCCCACACCACACCCTGGATCGACTGTGCCGCACTTGTGGCTTCGACATCGTGGAACACACCCTGCTCCAGACCCTGTTGAATCTGGTCGATGAGTGGCTCCAGCATCTCGGCGTAGGCCGGTTGGATCAGCTCCGGCGCTGCGAAACTCTGCGATTGTGCCTCCAGCGACATGCGGCGCAGATCGGTTTTGATGCTCTGGCTGAACGCGAGGTCCAGACGTCCGTCTATCCAGGAGGCAACAGCGTCGGCCGGATCGCTGGCGACCGCCATTTTCCGTTTAAGCCTTCGCTTTTCAGTTTTCGCCATGTCCAGAAAGACCGCAGCTACCAGCTCGTCCTTCGATTCGAAATGGCGATAGAACGCGCGAGTGCTCAGTTGAGCGCGTTGGAGGACTGCAGCGATGCTCAGTCCCTGGACCCCGTGCTCGCGCAGGGCGGCCGACGCTGCGGCCAGGAGCGCCCTGCGCGTATCGGGATCGGGAGCGAGCTTACTTCGCCGCCGCGTCGCTGGGGCGTTCATCCGGTTGCGTCGTACGTGTGTAGGTACTCCGTAAACCGTTCTCGAACTCCTTCTGGGGTGAGGCCGAAGTCGGCCAGTTCGTAGTCGTGCGCGCCGCGCGCACCCGGCCTGTGCTCGGCGGCCCACCGC from Mycobacterium sp. JS623 encodes:
- a CDS encoding YwaF family protein produces the protein MLSLATQREFTAYGPSHLVVLAIFAVGAVLLVWIGRRQSEAQARVLGRVLAVLLIAAYAVALVYKLIRPDIQTSVPLQLCDVAELAAAYALWSQRHWAFALAYYWGLLLSSQALITPDVGTPAEGAPDFPHHLFLTFFTLHVLVVWAAIYLTWGQRNRPSWRDYRFTVGVTFLWAAFTFIFNAITGTNYGYLNRKPPTASVLDVLGPWPIYLLTEIAIVLAVWALMTWPWQRRSVTEPTVRSRAQEI
- a CDS encoding SDR family NAD(P)-dependent oxidoreductase; the encoded protein is MDLGLAGSTAVVTGGSKGMGLAIAETLAAEGASVAVMARGAAALDAAVEKLRAAGAPDAVGIRVDMADPASIVAGFAFVADLWGQLNSLVHTIGPGDGYFEDMDDSDWDAAFALGTMSGVRSIRAALPMLRAADWARIVTLSAHSIQRQNPRIVAYTASKAALSSVTKNLSKSLAKDGILVNCVCPGTIVTASFTENLKDILAADGLDASNPHDVMTWIDRHFHQPCDLGRAGLPEEIASITAYLVSKRNGYVTGATVNVDGGSDFV
- a CDS encoding TetR/AcrR family transcriptional regulator; translation: MNAPATRRRSKLAPDPDTRRALLAAASAALREHGVQGLSIAAVLQRAQLSTRAFYRHFESKDELVAAVFLDMAKTEKRRLKRKMAVASDPADAVASWIDGRLDLAFSQSIKTDLRRMSLEAQSQSFAAPELIQPAYAEMLEPLIDQIQQGLEQGVFHDVEATSAAQSIQGVVWACTERQWATGDCERAEVRERTLRFCLRGLGVMEEPRWT